In Leptospira langatensis, a single window of DNA contains:
- a CDS encoding methyl-accepting chemotaxis protein codes for METRSETEKILGQGPITINRIRLGLTILYFLSIAMGYKRSTFLQNTLYIIGTSVMVLYVTYSFLKNRFGTGVSPLLAKVFIIVDVFVLCLVMVGATSEDVKLSSNIIKQVVLYTINVIYIIYAGLLLSPRFVYMVGFSTVLAQTLVVVNAAHTGVMFSEDSQLSITPGYASMSEQITKMLFLFTVSFIVVAVIKIFIRLKNVEEEKSQAMEKSRIDLEEGKIRMTESAVSLRENSKKLKDFSEDLSEVVSSHAASFEQISSTMEEFSAQTEQSANKVYDQFGKIENLLGESRNLNTLIDRISGHSSDLDKNMEIVLDAGKAVSQFVDGLRTSLESLGSSFRSVGEVNQIMSDVADRTNLLSLNASIEAARAGVAGRGFAVVATEVSKLAESSSENADRISKIINESTKYVQDGQKSAHTASEKVREQDNLFLNFLESFKQLNQLLNEQKIVNDRFLNSLASLRNLSSDIETASKEQSVGASAIMTSVSSLQSSMESLLHKSEMLSETIKTLEMEAQILASQG; via the coding sequence ATGGAAACACGTTCCGAAACAGAAAAAATCCTAGGCCAAGGGCCGATCACGATCAACCGGATCCGGCTCGGACTTACTATTCTGTACTTCTTATCCATAGCCATGGGCTATAAAAGAAGTACGTTCTTGCAAAATACTCTGTATATAATCGGGACAAGCGTCATGGTCCTTTATGTGACGTATTCCTTCCTAAAGAATCGATTTGGAACGGGCGTCTCTCCGCTTCTCGCCAAGGTATTCATCATTGTGGATGTATTCGTTCTTTGTTTGGTGATGGTGGGTGCCACATCGGAGGATGTGAAGCTTTCCTCAAATATCATCAAGCAAGTGGTATTATATACAATTAACGTTATTTATATTATCTACGCCGGATTGCTCTTATCTCCTCGGTTCGTTTATATGGTGGGATTCTCTACCGTGCTTGCACAGACATTAGTAGTGGTCAATGCGGCGCATACGGGAGTGATGTTCTCCGAGGACAGCCAGCTTTCCATCACTCCGGGGTATGCATCCATGTCGGAGCAGATCACTAAGATGCTCTTCCTATTCACCGTATCCTTTATAGTGGTCGCAGTGATCAAGATCTTCATTCGATTGAAAAATGTTGAGGAAGAAAAATCACAGGCAATGGAAAAATCCAGAATAGATCTGGAAGAAGGAAAAATCCGGATGACCGAGTCCGCAGTTTCCTTAAGAGAGAATTCAAAAAAACTAAAGGACTTCTCGGAAGATCTTTCGGAAGTAGTGAGCAGTCATGCCGCATCTTTCGAACAGATCAGTTCTACGATGGAGGAATTCTCGGCTCAAACGGAGCAATCTGCAAATAAGGTTTACGATCAATTCGGAAAGATCGAGAACCTGCTGGGCGAAAGTCGCAATCTGAATACTTTGATCGATCGTATTTCCGGACATTCTTCCGATCTGGACAAGAATATGGAAATTGTTCTGGATGCAGGAAAGGCAGTAAGCCAATTCGTGGACGGTCTGAGAACTTCACTCGAATCTTTGGGAAGTTCCTTCCGATCTGTGGGAGAAGTAAACCAGATCATGTCCGATGTAGCGGATAGAACGAATTTACTTTCTTTGAACGCCTCGATCGAAGCGGCTAGAGCGGGTGTAGCCGGGAGAGGTTTCGCGGTAGTCGCTACCGAGGTATCCAAACTCGCAGAAAGCAGTTCCGAAAACGCGGATCGGATCTCTAAGATCATCAACGAGAGTACTAAGTACGTTCAAGACGGACAGAAATCAGCTCATACTGCCAGTGAAAAAGTGAGAGAGCAAGATAACCTATTCTTGAACTTCCTAGAAAGCTTTAAGCAACTGAATCAGCTGTTGAACGAACAGAAAATCGTAAACGATCGCTTTTTGAACAGCCTCGCTTCTTTAAGAAATCTTTCTTCAGATATTGAAACTGCTTCCAAGGAGCAATCCGTAGGCGCCAGCGCGATCATGACTTCGGTCTCTTCTTTACAAAGTTCCATGGAGTCCCTTTTGCATAAGAGTGAGATGCTTTCCGAGACGATCAAGACCCTGGAGATGGAAGCCCAGATCCTTGCCTCCCAAGGATGA
- a CDS encoding SpoIIE family protein phosphatase produces the protein MDPLYFNFYFFGSLLASLFSLYVSFFFLTIKDGSKAAFHLGVSSLSTTIFHLGYAIAFCSAEDWTIFHRWIVIPFPMIGYTQLFIFFFYFPNPRRVKLGKIIYVLLYAGVLTTAVFYIILSLKSTRTFVMGSHYWEFETHLFYKIFSLLVFLYNAIFLIAAIWRAIVEKGAERRSVIYITLTYIIITLFPGITNALSREGTVSRAVYQQTADILLVLGLFLILIVYVNATKERTTILSRIVGVSMATFFLAFQLVGFTILNGYDSSFDLIKREEAKLTVFHEEEPPGFAYLISYDPKEDKFLTERGFKDLRSDAEDRLELRFFYIARNLTRLGNLPAKQRWETSKAILAEAPKEFYAYQEGLRQFLESKENANVSDADVLDFFRFLNKKLKVVKSKFSHLPNKSDSPAVEKLLVAKEVGLSGILEKVKAKVDPELKSGTSGSEISKVVLPPLAPILEVGERIYRGTKTYSVGDEKPQYYVSYLVVHPESGKIYEVGFTYKSYRAFIHDPSLVLVGCLLAVMFVIIVGFRFFFQNALVKPMDEVVVGLTEVNSGNLEYRLEPRVEDEIGFIARSFNRMARSIQAARKRLEQYANELEEKVKERTKELEQTLGEVQELKQQQDGDYFLTSLLIKPLGANKAVQENVKVDFLMEQKKKFTFRRYHDEIGGDLNISNHIELKERSYTVFLNADAMGKSMQGAGGALVLGAVFESIIERTRLAEAMKNQSPERWLKNAFTELHKVFESFDGSMLVSSVMGLVDDEVGILYFINAEHPWTVLYRDGIASFIEDELMFRKLGTTGMEGRIFIKTFQLEPGDIIIAGSDGRDDILIGTDSEGGRIINDDEKLFLSLVEEGRGDLQGIYNSILSKGPLTDDLSLIRLSFKETTSELSHQDEQKLKIKDLLRRAKETSQSKDIEEAIAYLEEAENLDSRIPEVKKNFIKLFLKLKDYSKAAHYAEDYLNIKPVDKEILYVASFAARKAGQLRKALDFGERLRLREPDHFKNLMNLAQIYIALKNYERAMSMVQTALHLEPNNEAVLRIRDVLRKNWNPKDEIN, from the coding sequence ATGGACCCTCTTTATTTCAATTTTTATTTCTTCGGATCCTTACTCGCGTCTCTATTCTCTCTTTATGTATCATTCTTCTTTTTGACGATCAAGGACGGAAGTAAGGCTGCCTTTCATTTAGGAGTGTCTAGCTTATCCACCACGATCTTTCATCTCGGATATGCGATCGCATTCTGTTCTGCGGAAGATTGGACGATCTTTCACAGATGGATCGTAATTCCTTTCCCGATGATCGGGTACACTCAGTTATTCATCTTCTTCTTCTACTTTCCGAATCCAAGAAGGGTTAAGCTTGGAAAGATAATATATGTTCTTCTGTATGCGGGAGTGCTCACAACCGCCGTTTTCTATATTATTCTTTCCTTAAAATCCACAAGAACCTTCGTGATGGGAAGTCATTACTGGGAATTCGAAACCCATTTATTCTATAAGATATTCTCTTTACTTGTATTTCTGTACAATGCGATCTTTCTAATAGCGGCGATTTGGAGAGCGATTGTAGAAAAAGGGGCGGAGAGAAGATCGGTCATCTATATTACTCTAACGTATATTATCATCACACTCTTTCCTGGGATCACAAACGCATTAAGTAGAGAAGGTACCGTATCTAGAGCAGTGTATCAACAGACTGCGGACATTCTTCTCGTATTAGGACTCTTCTTAATTCTGATCGTTTATGTAAACGCAACCAAGGAAAGGACTACTATTCTTAGCCGGATCGTAGGCGTGAGTATGGCCACTTTCTTTTTGGCTTTTCAGTTGGTAGGATTTACGATCTTGAACGGATACGATTCTTCCTTTGACCTGATCAAGAGAGAAGAAGCTAAACTGACTGTCTTTCACGAAGAAGAACCTCCTGGCTTTGCATATCTGATCTCTTACGATCCGAAAGAAGATAAATTCCTGACTGAAAGAGGATTCAAGGATCTTCGATCCGATGCAGAAGACAGGTTAGAGCTTCGATTCTTTTATATCGCTCGCAATCTCACTCGTTTAGGAAATCTTCCCGCAAAACAAAGATGGGAAACATCCAAAGCCATCTTGGCTGAGGCTCCTAAAGAGTTTTACGCGTACCAAGAAGGACTTCGTCAATTTTTGGAATCCAAGGAAAACGCGAACGTTTCCGATGCGGATGTCTTGGACTTCTTTCGGTTCCTGAACAAAAAACTGAAAGTAGTGAAGAGTAAATTCTCTCACTTACCGAATAAGTCGGATTCGCCGGCAGTGGAGAAATTACTCGTTGCAAAGGAAGTCGGTCTTTCCGGCATCCTGGAAAAGGTTAAGGCCAAGGTAGACCCAGAACTAAAATCGGGAACCTCCGGATCCGAGATCAGTAAAGTGGTGCTTCCTCCTTTAGCTCCTATCTTAGAAGTGGGAGAAAGGATCTATCGAGGGACCAAAACTTATTCGGTTGGCGATGAGAAGCCTCAATACTATGTTTCTTATTTAGTTGTACATCCGGAGAGCGGAAAGATCTACGAAGTTGGTTTTACATACAAATCCTATCGTGCATTCATCCACGATCCTTCTTTAGTCTTGGTAGGATGTTTACTTGCGGTGATGTTTGTGATCATCGTGGGATTCAGGTTCTTCTTCCAAAACGCCTTGGTAAAACCCATGGACGAGGTGGTTGTGGGATTGACCGAGGTCAACTCAGGCAATTTGGAATACAGATTGGAGCCAAGAGTAGAAGATGAGATCGGATTTATCGCTCGTTCCTTCAACCGAATGGCTCGCTCTATCCAGGCTGCTCGCAAAAGGCTGGAGCAATACGCAAACGAACTGGAAGAAAAGGTGAAAGAAAGAACCAAGGAATTGGAACAAACCTTGGGAGAAGTGCAGGAACTCAAGCAGCAACAGGACGGGGACTATTTCTTAACCTCTCTTTTGATCAAGCCTTTGGGCGCAAACAAAGCAGTCCAAGAAAACGTTAAAGTGGATTTCTTAATGGAGCAAAAGAAGAAATTCACTTTCAGAAGATATCATGACGAGATCGGTGGAGACTTAAACATCTCCAATCATATCGAGCTGAAAGAAAGATCGTACACTGTTTTCTTAAATGCAGACGCGATGGGAAAATCCATGCAAGGAGCCGGCGGAGCTTTGGTCTTAGGCGCAGTCTTTGAATCTATCATCGAGAGAACTAGACTCGCGGAGGCGATGAAGAACCAGTCTCCGGAGAGATGGCTCAAGAACGCATTCACTGAGCTTCATAAGGTCTTTGAGAGTTTTGACGGGTCCATGCTTGTTTCTTCCGTGATGGGTCTAGTGGACGATGAGGTTGGAATATTATATTTTATTAATGCAGAGCACCCTTGGACTGTTCTGTATCGGGATGGGATCGCTAGTTTTATAGAAGACGAGCTGATGTTCCGAAAACTCGGGACCACAGGTATGGAAGGAAGGATCTTTATCAAGACTTTCCAATTAGAACCTGGGGATATCATCATAGCAGGTTCGGACGGACGGGACGATATTCTGATCGGAACCGATTCGGAAGGCGGACGGATCATCAACGATGACGAAAAACTCTTCCTTTCTTTAGTAGAAGAAGGAAGAGGGGATCTGCAAGGGATCTATAACTCTATTTTGTCGAAAGGCCCGCTTACGGACGACCTTTCTTTGATCCGACTTTCCTTCAAAGAGACTACATCCGAGCTAAGCCATCAGGATGAGCAAAAATTAAAGATCAAAGATCTATTGCGCAGAGCCAAGGAAACTTCTCAAAGCAAGGATATAGAAGAGGCGATCGCTTATCTAGAGGAAGCGGAGAATCTGGACAGTCGGATTCCGGAAGTGAAGAAGAACTTTATCAAACTCTTCCTTAAGCTCAAGGATTACTCTAAAGCGGCTCATTATGCGGAAGATTATTTGAATATCAAACCTGTTGATAAGGAAATTCTCTATGTTGCGTCCTTTGCAGCCAGAAAGGCAGGGCAACTTAGAAAGGCATTGGATTTCGGAGAAAGGTTAAGACTGAGAGAACCGGATCATTTCAAAAATCTAATGAATCTGGCTCAAATATATATCGCATTAAAGAATTATGAACGAGCGATGAGCATGGTCCAAACCGCGCTCCATTTAGAGCCGAATAACGAGGCGGTGCTACGTATTCGGGACGTGCTAAGAAAGAACTGGAATCCGAAAGACGAAATCAATTGA
- a CDS encoding type II CAAX endopeptidase family protein: MSLLKESLKDFFQTKRDWFSFAAVLLIFITLWALNYRFIFVPTIFVTLKDQQEALLLFFFLFYSLGALIIYPISLALYGKLKEWKSAFPFVLGVVIVLALVSSARFKDTSVFSFLEASSVRPAIMSLNYLSNVCIYGVIPLFWIWKSKDSDRFLGLNVGSKWGEIILLLGLMIPVILVASFSVSFLAYYPRFANRLPDGYLDYPPMVWILVFEIAYALGFVALETFFRGFMVLPFSDRFGSKPAVLAMAFLYGLLHFTKPSFEALGSFFGGFVLGMISYRTRSVYAGIIINIGVAWAMELAATLQFLYLM; this comes from the coding sequence TTGTCTTTATTGAAAGAAAGTTTAAAGGATTTTTTTCAGACTAAGAGGGATTGGTTTTCCTTTGCCGCTGTCCTTCTTATTTTTATAACCCTTTGGGCTTTGAACTATCGTTTTATTTTTGTTCCTACGATCTTCGTAACCTTGAAGGATCAGCAAGAGGCCCTTCTTCTTTTCTTCTTCTTGTTTTATTCTTTAGGAGCTCTGATCATCTATCCGATCTCGCTGGCCCTATATGGAAAACTAAAAGAATGGAAGAGTGCATTTCCATTTGTCCTGGGAGTTGTGATCGTTCTTGCATTGGTAAGTTCCGCAAGATTCAAAGATACTAGTGTGTTTTCCTTCTTGGAAGCTTCTTCCGTTCGACCTGCGATAATGTCTTTGAATTATCTGAGCAATGTATGTATCTATGGGGTTATCCCTCTTTTCTGGATCTGGAAAAGTAAAGATTCGGATAGATTTTTGGGATTAAATGTAGGTTCGAAATGGGGAGAGATCATCCTTCTTCTTGGATTGATGATCCCTGTGATATTGGTTGCTTCCTTCTCCGTTTCTTTTTTGGCGTATTATCCTCGATTTGCGAATCGCTTGCCGGACGGTTATTTGGATTATCCTCCGATGGTTTGGATCCTGGTCTTTGAGATTGCGTATGCACTCGGCTTTGTAGCCCTCGAGACTTTCTTTCGGGGATTCATGGTTTTGCCTTTTTCGGATCGTTTTGGAAGTAAACCTGCGGTCTTAGCGATGGCTTTCTTGTACGGGCTTTTGCATTTTACTAAGCCCTCTTTCGAGGCCCTGGGATCTTTTTTCGGGGGATTCGTATTAGGCATGATCTCCTATAGAACGAGATCGGTATATGCAGGAATTATAATTAATATCGGGGTGGCTTGGGCCATGGAGCTTGCAGCCACCCTTCAATTCTTATATTTGATGTGA
- a CDS encoding NAD-dependent succinate-semialdehyde dehydrogenase, translating to MNPLNLAQASLFRNSNFYSGQWKDFSNTISVQDPSNGKEIGAIPDLTAEEVRSAIQFAEKAQKTWSKTLPKERAKYLRNWANLMLQNREDLAKIMTLEQGKPLSESRGEIDYAASYLEWFAEEAKRTYGDIIPTHRKELRLLSWKEPIGVTGILTPWNFPSSMITRKVGPALAAGCVVISKPSELTPYSAIALAVLAQEAGLPPGVFQVVTGRPEVIADEFLDNPSVKKISFTGSTRVGKILLERSAKQIKRISLELGGNAPFIVFADANLQEAVKGAIASKFRNTGQTCVCANRFLVEEKIADEFASKLSEEVSKFKVGNGFEEGVNQGPLIHSASLHKVDSHVKDALQKGGRLWVGGKSHSLGGNFYEPTVISNVSETSICFQEETFGPLAPIRSFKTEEEALQIANATSVGLASYLYTNEPARIWRMTESIEAGMVAVNEGILSTEQVPFGGVKESGIGREGSKYGIEAYQEIKYICWGGQV from the coding sequence ATGAATCCTCTAAATTTAGCCCAAGCATCCTTATTTCGAAACAGCAATTTTTATTCAGGACAATGGAAAGATTTTTCCAATACCATTTCGGTTCAGGATCCTTCTAACGGAAAGGAGATCGGTGCAATCCCTGATCTTACTGCAGAAGAGGTTCGGAGCGCGATTCAATTTGCGGAGAAGGCGCAAAAGACTTGGTCCAAAACCCTTCCCAAAGAAAGAGCGAAGTACTTGCGTAACTGGGCCAATTTAATGCTCCAAAATAGAGAAGACTTAGCGAAGATCATGACTTTGGAGCAAGGAAAGCCTCTATCTGAATCCAGAGGTGAGATCGATTATGCTGCTTCTTATCTGGAATGGTTTGCAGAGGAAGCAAAGCGTACTTACGGAGATATCATTCCCACTCATAGAAAGGAATTAAGACTTTTGTCTTGGAAAGAACCTATCGGCGTAACAGGTATCCTGACTCCTTGGAATTTTCCTTCTTCTATGATCACTCGTAAAGTGGGTCCTGCTTTAGCCGCGGGTTGTGTCGTGATCTCTAAGCCTTCCGAATTGACTCCGTATTCTGCAATTGCTTTGGCAGTACTCGCACAAGAGGCGGGTCTTCCTCCTGGAGTCTTCCAAGTAGTCACAGGAAGGCCGGAGGTCATCGCAGATGAATTCTTGGATAATCCGAGTGTGAAGAAGATCAGTTTCACAGGTTCCACGCGAGTAGGAAAGATTTTGTTGGAAAGATCGGCAAAGCAGATCAAAAGGATCTCTTTGGAGTTGGGAGGGAATGCTCCTTTTATCGTATTTGCGGATGCGAATCTGCAAGAAGCGGTAAAAGGAGCGATCGCATCAAAATTTCGTAATACAGGACAGACTTGCGTTTGTGCGAACCGTTTCTTGGTCGAGGAAAAGATCGCAGATGAATTCGCATCCAAGCTTTCCGAAGAAGTCTCTAAGTTCAAGGTAGGGAACGGTTTCGAAGAAGGTGTAAACCAAGGGCCTTTGATCCATTCCGCTTCTCTGCATAAAGTGGATTCTCATGTAAAAGACGCGTTGCAAAAAGGAGGAAGGCTTTGGGTCGGAGGAAAATCCCATTCTCTCGGAGGGAACTTCTACGAACCTACAGTGATCTCGAATGTTTCAGAAACCTCTATTTGTTTCCAAGAAGAAACATTCGGTCCCTTAGCTCCGATCCGTTCCTTTAAAACGGAAGAAGAAGCTCTTCAGATCGCAAATGCAACGTCCGTCGGATTGGCATCTTATCTCTATACAAACGAACCTGCTAGGATCTGGAGAATGACCGAATCCATAGAAGCGGGAATGGTTGCGGTTAACGAGGGGATCTTGTCTACAGAACAGGTTCCATTCGGAGGAGTGAAAGAATCAGGTATCGGCAGAGAAGGCTCTAAATATGGGATTGAGGCGTACCAGGAAATCAAATATATCTGTTGGGGCGGCCAAGTATAA
- a CDS encoding SpoIIE family protein phosphatase translates to MVYFNSWAISSLICSIFTFVVFAFLAGLRKKANYTSAFLLLFFLVFLVNFGFFLSAIFPYPFASYHRMLTGFGALFGSVFLCIFAYLYPKNENPKETKYVIGTLISISVLTIIYSFYQILTNRPKFDFTGQIYTYPQKVGSILAIFLLVFTFIMIVIQVRKLIRAEKEDRKPLFQISLGMIVTYLVPIVSNLLLREGVITFNIFQQLYVGFMILGYFTLIILFINNTVDKTSFMTKIVGITVATCLVFAQGFSTVVNLKNESFFDEISLKEALTYLNTGRTEGSSIAYIVSLSDSASKPKLLVKNQGVEPNLSVSQKDILENTKSENFSKRISTINFPKNAREDYVPSAKDLFYSYYIRDEVGQRTLQVAFPYLYYRKFLDDTNRWIVLLIVSLVFVILVLFPVFFNRSLVRPLNTLISGVGEVNLGNLSVRIPVLVQDEIGYLSDSFNKMVGSILEGKTQLEEYADTLEEKVEARTREVTEKMEEIHALKVQQDGDYFLTSLLSKPLMTNWNRSAQITTNFYIEQKKKFIFKNKESEIGGDICISGNLLFGPEKEKWTMFLNGDAMGKSMQGAGGAIVLGTAMNNIMARSASKGKVLNVSPEEWIQEAYRELDDIFRTFDGVMMASAILGVLNDRTGKMYYFNAEHPWAVLLRDGKASFLESELTLRKLGSPTEMSFKILEFQLSPGDVLYIGSDGRDDINLTEDGVSWVMNSDENLFLKTVEDSKGDLDTLVAKIHGLGALSDDLSLIRIGFQEQLAPNLEETKAEISESALRKYAEAKALLQQKEIGTAIVLLEETIEASPNFKPASRLLGQVYYDRKEYAFASRWFEKYLEEDPDSPNIWFLLSVCYKHMKEYDKAGVAAEKVRISQPHRLANLINLSDNYRLLGRFSQARSVLDSAQSIDGENPGVRKLDELLKSKGH, encoded by the coding sequence ATGGTTTATTTTAACTCATGGGCGATCTCCTCGCTCATCTGTTCCATTTTTACATTCGTAGTTTTCGCCTTTTTAGCCGGTCTTAGGAAGAAGGCGAATTATACTAGCGCATTCCTGCTTTTATTCTTCCTGGTCTTTTTGGTAAATTTCGGGTTCTTTCTCTCCGCGATCTTTCCTTATCCTTTTGCCTCCTATCATAGAATGCTTACCGGTTTCGGTGCCCTATTCGGAAGCGTCTTTCTCTGTATATTTGCCTATCTGTATCCTAAGAACGAGAATCCAAAGGAGACAAAGTATGTGATCGGGACGTTGATCTCGATCTCGGTTCTTACGATCATATATTCCTTTTATCAGATCTTAACGAACCGTCCTAAATTCGATTTCACAGGGCAGATCTATACTTACCCGCAAAAGGTCGGGAGCATTCTTGCGATCTTCCTTTTGGTCTTTACTTTTATCATGATCGTTATCCAGGTCAGAAAGTTGATCCGGGCAGAGAAGGAAGATAGAAAACCTCTCTTCCAAATATCATTGGGAATGATCGTCACCTACTTGGTGCCTATCGTTTCGAATCTCTTATTGAGAGAAGGTGTGATCACTTTCAATATTTTCCAACAGCTGTACGTTGGCTTTATGATCTTAGGGTATTTCACGCTGATCATATTATTCATTAATAATACAGTGGATAAGACTTCCTTTATGACAAAGATCGTAGGGATCACCGTAGCGACTTGTTTGGTATTTGCGCAAGGGTTCTCTACGGTAGTTAATCTCAAGAACGAAAGTTTCTTCGATGAGATCAGCTTAAAAGAAGCATTAACCTATTTGAATACAGGAAGAACGGAAGGCTCCTCTATCGCATATATAGTTTCCCTTTCCGATTCTGCTAGCAAGCCCAAGCTTCTGGTTAAAAATCAGGGAGTAGAACCCAACCTAAGTGTTTCTCAAAAGGATATTCTGGAAAATACTAAGTCGGAGAATTTTTCGAAAAGAATATCCACGATAAATTTCCCTAAAAATGCACGGGAAGATTACGTTCCGTCTGCGAAAGACTTATTCTATTCTTATTATATTCGGGATGAGGTCGGGCAAAGGACTCTGCAGGTCGCGTTCCCTTATCTGTATTATCGGAAATTCCTAGACGATACGAATCGCTGGATCGTACTTCTCATCGTCAGTCTTGTATTTGTGATCCTGGTCTTATTTCCAGTATTCTTCAATCGAAGCTTGGTCCGTCCATTGAACACACTGATCAGCGGGGTCGGAGAAGTAAATTTAGGAAATCTATCCGTTCGCATTCCTGTACTTGTGCAGGATGAGATCGGTTATTTGAGCGATTCGTTTAACAAAATGGTGGGAAGTATTCTAGAAGGAAAGACTCAACTGGAAGAATATGCTGATACCTTAGAGGAAAAAGTAGAAGCAAGAACAAGAGAAGTCACCGAGAAAATGGAAGAGATCCATGCTCTCAAGGTGCAGCAAGACGGGGATTACTTCCTGACTTCTCTCTTAAGCAAACCATTGATGACGAACTGGAATCGTTCCGCTCAGATCACTACGAACTTTTATATAGAGCAAAAGAAGAAATTCATATTTAAGAATAAGGAATCGGAGATCGGAGGAGACATCTGCATTAGCGGGAATCTTCTATTCGGGCCGGAAAAAGAGAAATGGACCATGTTCCTGAACGGGGACGCGATGGGAAAATCCATGCAGGGAGCCGGTGGAGCGATCGTACTTGGGACGGCAATGAACAATATCATGGCCAGGTCCGCGAGTAAGGGAAAGGTGCTGAACGTTTCTCCCGAGGAATGGATCCAAGAAGCCTATCGAGAATTGGACGATATCTTCCGTACTTTCGACGGAGTGATGATGGCCTCTGCGATCTTGGGGGTGCTCAACGATAGAACGGGAAAGATGTACTATTTCAACGCGGAGCATCCTTGGGCGGTGCTGCTTCGGGATGGGAAGGCCTCTTTCCTAGAAAGCGAATTAACTTTACGTAAACTAGGCTCGCCTACCGAAATGAGCTTTAAGATCTTGGAGTTCCAACTTTCTCCCGGAGATGTCCTTTATATAGGCTCCGATGGAAGGGATGATATCAATCTTACGGAAGATGGGGTTTCCTGGGTGATGAACTCCGACGAGAATCTATTCTTAAAAACGGTCGAAGACTCTAAAGGAGATTTGGACACACTCGTGGCTAAGATCCACGGATTGGGGGCCTTGTCGGATGACCTCTCTTTGATCCGGATCGGGTTCCAAGAACAATTGGCTCCGAACCTAGAAGAGACAAAGGCCGAGATTTCCGAATCTGCTCTTCGCAAATACGCGGAAGCGAAGGCGCTGTTACAACAGAAAGAGATAGGGACCGCGATCGTTCTCTTAGAAGAAACTATAGAAGCTTCTCCCAATTTCAAACCGGCATCTAGACTTCTAGGGCAAGTCTATTATGATCGAAAAGAATATGCATTTGCTTCTCGCTGGTTCGAGAAATATCTAGAAGAAGATCCGGATTCCCCCAATATTTGGTTTTTGTTATCCGTTTGCTACAAACATATGAAGGAATACGATAAAGCCGGGGTTGCTGCGGAGAAGGTCCGAATCTCTCAGCCTCATCGTCTGGCAAATCTGATCAATCTAAGCGATAACTACAGGCTTCTAGGTCGCTTCTCTCAGGCTCGTTCCGTTCTAGATTCGGCTCAATCCATCGATGGAGAGAACCCAGGAGTAAGAAAGTTGGACGAGCTCTTGAAATCGAAGGGCCACTAA